The following coding sequences lie in one Oncorhynchus kisutch isolate 150728-3 linkage group LG3, Okis_V2, whole genome shotgun sequence genomic window:
- the ube2l3b gene encoding ubiquitin-conjugating enzyme E2 L3b, which translates to MAASRRLHKELEEIRKSGMKNFRNIQVDESNILTWQGLIVPDNAPYDKGAFRIELIFPAEYPFKPPKITFKTKIYHPNIDEKGQVCLPVISAENWKPATKTDQVIQSLIALVNDPQPEHPLRADLAEEYSKDRKKFFKNAEEFTKKHGEKRPMD; encoded by the exons ATGGCGGCGAGCAGGAGACTGCACAAG gAACTTGAAGAGATTCGCAAGTCTGGAATGAAAAACTTCAGAAACATTCAAGTTGATGAATCCAACATACTGACCTGGCAAGGTCTCATTGTCCCT GACAACGCACCTTATGACAAGGGAGCTTTCAGGATTGAATTAATCTTCCCCGCCGAGTACCCCTTCAAGCCCCCCAAGATCACGTTCAAGACGAAGATCTACCACCCCAACATCGACGAGAAGGGACAGGTGTGTCTGCCTGTCATTAGCGCAGAGAACTGGAAACCAGCAACCAAAACTGACCAAG TAATTCAGTCCCTGATTGCGTTGGTGAACGACCCCCAGCCAGAGCACCCCCTGAGGGCAGACCTAGCAGAAGAATACTCAAAGGACCGGAAAAAATTCTTTAAGAACGCAGAGGAGTTTACAAAGAAACATGGAGAAAAGAGACCAATGGACTGA